The nucleotide window TAGGTGACATTACAACTCTGCTGGGTGCCAAACGCTTTCATAATGGTCTGAAACCAAAACAGAAATCGTTCTTGCAATATATCGGGATCATTCAGCAGCATGGCGATCGCAGAATAGCGTAGTGCTCGAATCGTGTCCCGTTTCCACTTAGCAGTGACATCCGCATCACCATGCTTTAACAGGTTGCTGTCCATACGCTGCATACGGGTATAGACCTGCTGCACGATAGTTGCTTCAGCATTCTGTAGCTTGACATAGGCTGACAATCTAAGCTTGAACGATGCCATGTAGTCTTGAATGAACTGCAACTCTGAATCGGTTGCATACCGACCATCAACCTCAGCAACCAATCGTTGCATTTGACTTAACATAAATCACTCCTAAATTGCTTTTACACTGATCAGTTTCAGATTTAGTGGTTTTAAGTCATAACCTTCAGATTTAGTAGCTACTGAAGTAGACATAAAACTTAACACAAATTAGCATTCCCAGGATTTGACTGGATGTCAGGATGATTCTGAGGATTTTCTCAGGCCTATCCAACGTATCCGTAATCCTAGCCCTTGAATCTCTGATGCTGCCATAGATGGCATCTTTACTTGGGTATCATCCTTACTGGGTATCTGGTGCCCAAAGGCAAGACTAAATCATAGTGCTGTTAAGGCGCGTAGCGGGGATATAATTCCTCACTGCCACCATTCTCACTAGCCCGTGGGTTGCGATAGGAGAAACTAGTGACAACATTACCTCCAACTCGACTAAGGCGGCAGGTTGGGCTGTCTGGGGCAATACTGATGGGGTTGGGGTCGATCGTCGGCACAGGAGTGTTTGTCAGCATTGGCATCGCCGCAGGCATCGCTGGAGCAGCCATGATTGTGGGGGTAGTCGTTGGGGCACTGATTGCTCTGAGTAACGGGTTTAACAGCGCTCAACTGGCGGCTAGTCACCCGGTTAGTGGTGGCAGTTATGAATATGGGTACAAGTATCTTTCGTCTTGGGCTGGTTTTACCGCTGGGTGGATGTTTTTGTGGGCTAAGACTGCATCAGCCGCTACCGCCGCTCTAGGGTTCTCTAGTTACTTGCTGGTGGCGATCGGTCTAGATGGGCGCGGCCTAACAGTACCTATAGCAGTGGGATCTGTGGTGGTGCTTACTGCGATCGTTCTAGGGGGCATCCAAGGGTCTAACCGCGCTAATACAGTCATTGTCTCCATTACGCTGACTGCTCTGCTTACGCTAGTTCTAGCTGGCATTCCAACGGCATGGACGATGGGCCATCAACACCTAACCCCCTTTGTTGCTACAGCTTCGGGAGCACCAGTTAACCCAATTGCGGCTGTTCTTCATGCCAGTGCCCTTATGTTTGTGGCCTACACCGGCTACGGGCGCATCGCTACCTTGGGCGAAGAAGTTGTGGAGCCTCGCCGCATTATTCCTAGAGCGATCGTCATTACCATGCTCATCACCTTGGTTCTCTATGTTGCAGTGGCATTGGTAAGTGTGGCTACAGTTGGTGCTCCTGTGCTCAGTGCGGCTGTCACTAACGGTTCTGCTCCCCTAGAGTTTGTGGCCAGAGCAACGGGCATCCCTGGTGTGCCCCAACTGGTAACGATTGGTGCTATTACTGCTATGCTTGGTGTTTTGTTAAACCTACTCTTGGGGTTATCACGAGTGTTGCTGGCCATGGGACGACGAGGAGACATGCCCCGATGTATGGCGCAACTGAATGCTAAAGGTACTACCCCTCCTTGGGCTGTTG belongs to Cyanobacteriota bacterium and includes:
- a CDS encoding phycobilisome protein, yielding MQRLVAEVDGRYATDSELQFIQDYMASFKLRLSAYVKLQNAEATIVQQVYTRMQRMDSNLLKHGDADVTAKWKRDTIRALRYSAIAMLLNDPDILQERFLFWFQTIMKAFGTQQSCNVT
- a CDS encoding APC family permease — its product is MTTLPPTRLRRQVGLSGAILMGLGSIVGTGVFVSIGIAAGIAGAAMIVGVVVGALIALSNGFNSAQLAASHPVSGGSYEYGYKYLSSWAGFTAGWMFLWAKTASAATAALGFSSYLLVAIGLDGRGLTVPIAVGSVVVLTAIVLGGIQGSNRANTVIVSITLTALLTLVLAGIPTAWTMGHQHLTPFVATASGAPVNPIAAVLHASALMFVAYTGYGRIATLGEEVVEPRRIIPRAIVITMLITLVLYVAVALVSVATVGAPVLSAAVTNGSAPLEFVARATGIPGVPQLVTIGAITAMLGVLLNLLLGLSRVLLAMGRRGDMPRCMAQLNAKGTTPPWAVVTVGSTIVLLALVGNVKTTWSFSAFTVLIYYAITNVAALKIPASQLLYPRWLAWVGLVGCLFLAFWVDRQIWLIGLGIIALGLVWHWAAQSARRE